The following are encoded in a window of Streptomyces sp. SAT1 genomic DNA:
- a CDS encoding ABC transporter permease, translating into MTTEATSSPAGGAAVPGPAGPAPEDGGRTSGPGRRLTGGGYPRYVAGKLAGAAVSLLAVLVTSFFLFRLIPGDPVKFMTGGRPVSAEQIAVYRREFGLDLPLWQQFTHYCGKALTGDLGTSYQFRAPVVDKITEALPNTLLLTGTAFVLYTALGVFLGTRSAWRHGKLGDRLNTGLALTLYSIPSFWLGLLLIIVLSVGVGPVPGLFPTGGMESGGKEGFAYAVDVAHHLVLPVVTLVAVEYGQTLLVTRSALLDEMGGDYLTTARAKGLRDDLVRRRHAVPNALLPTVTLIFVNLGRTVAGVILVETVFSWPGLGGLFYQALSVPDLPLVQGLFFVFAAAVIVMNTLADLLYPLLDPRVGR; encoded by the coding sequence ATGACCACTGAAGCGACATCCTCACCGGCCGGGGGCGCCGCCGTCCCCGGCCCGGCGGGGCCCGCGCCGGAGGACGGGGGGCGGACGTCCGGGCCGGGGCGGAGGCTCACCGGCGGCGGCTATCCGCGGTACGTGGCGGGCAAGCTGGCCGGGGCCGCCGTGTCCCTGCTCGCCGTCCTCGTCACCAGTTTCTTCCTCTTCCGGCTGATCCCGGGCGACCCGGTGAAGTTCATGACCGGGGGACGCCCGGTCTCGGCCGAGCAGATCGCCGTCTACCGGCGCGAGTTCGGACTCGACCTGCCGCTGTGGCAGCAGTTCACGCACTACTGCGGCAAGGCGCTGACCGGGGACCTGGGGACGTCGTACCAGTTCCGGGCGCCCGTCGTCGACAAGATCACCGAGGCGCTGCCGAACACCCTGCTGCTCACCGGCACGGCGTTCGTGCTGTACACCGCGCTGGGCGTCTTCCTCGGCACCCGCTCGGCATGGCGGCACGGCAAGCTGGGCGACCGGCTCAACACCGGCCTCGCGCTGACCCTCTACTCCATCCCGTCCTTCTGGCTGGGCCTGCTGCTCATCATCGTCCTGTCGGTCGGTGTGGGCCCGGTCCCGGGCCTGTTCCCGACCGGCGGCATGGAGTCGGGCGGCAAGGAGGGCTTCGCCTACGCCGTCGACGTCGCCCACCACCTCGTCCTGCCGGTGGTGACGCTGGTCGCCGTCGAGTACGGGCAGACGCTGCTGGTCACCCGGTCGGCGCTGCTGGACGAGATGGGCGGCGACTATCTGACGACGGCGCGGGCCAAGGGCCTGCGGGACGACCTCGTACGGCGCCGGCACGCCGTGCCGAACGCGCTGCTGCCGACCGTGACGCTGATCTTCGTCAATCTGGGGCGGACCGTGGCCGGTGTCATCCTGGTCGAGACGGTCTTCTCCTGGCCGGGGCTCGGCGGGCTGTTCTACCAGGCGCTGAGCGTGCCCGACCTGCCGCTGGTGCAGGGGCTGTTCTTCGTCTTCGCCGCGGCGGTGATCGTCATGAACACCCTCGCCGACCTGCTGTATCCGCTGCTCGATCCGAGGGTGGGCCGATGA
- a CDS encoding ABC transporter permease, translated as MTSETTEAAGSPEASGDDRTPPGAATGGKPAAPGPRALAWRRRRASAARFWKEYRGHRAGVAGLAALVLFALVALTAPLTVGSDVESVTDAPGRPLESPSGHFPLGTDQFGRNLLGLVIWGSRISLLVGLLAAVLSVAIGALIGVTAGHFRGWYATVAMRVTDWFLVVPTLVLAIALATVLSRSLGTIVLAIGVTTWPTTARLVRAQTLAVESRPYIERAKALGGGHWHVMSRHVLPNVMPLVLAQTTLIISSAILAEATLAFLGLGDPTVVSWGGLLQDAREAGAVSSGDWWYLVPPGIAIAVVALAFTLCGRAVEAVLNPRLGVSR; from the coding sequence ATGACCTCCGAGACCACCGAAGCCGCCGGCTCCCCGGAGGCATCCGGGGACGACCGCACTCCCCCGGGCGCCGCGACCGGCGGGAAGCCCGCCGCGCCGGGGCCGCGCGCGTTGGCGTGGCGGCGCCGCCGGGCCTCCGCCGCGCGCTTCTGGAAGGAGTACCGCGGGCATCGCGCGGGCGTGGCCGGGCTCGCCGCGCTGGTGCTGTTCGCGCTGGTGGCGCTGACCGCGCCGCTGACCGTCGGCTCGGACGTGGAGAGCGTGACCGACGCGCCGGGCCGGCCGCTGGAGAGCCCCAGCGGCCACTTCCCGCTGGGCACCGACCAGTTCGGACGGAACCTGCTGGGCCTGGTGATCTGGGGTTCGCGGATCTCGCTGCTCGTCGGACTGCTGGCCGCCGTGCTCTCCGTGGCGATCGGGGCGCTCATCGGGGTCACCGCCGGGCACTTCCGCGGCTGGTACGCCACGGTGGCGATGCGGGTCACCGACTGGTTCCTGGTGGTGCCGACGCTGGTCCTCGCCATCGCGCTCGCCACGGTGCTGTCCCGCTCGCTCGGCACGATCGTGCTCGCGATCGGCGTGACCACGTGGCCGACCACCGCCCGCCTGGTGCGGGCGCAGACACTGGCGGTGGAGTCGCGGCCGTACATCGAACGCGCGAAGGCGCTCGGTGGCGGCCACTGGCACGTCATGTCCCGGCACGTGCTGCCGAACGTCATGCCGCTGGTGCTCGCGCAGACCACCCTGATCATCTCCTCCGCGATCCTCGCCGAGGCGACCCTGGCCTTCCTCGGCCTCGGGGACCCCACGGTCGTCTCCTGGGGCGGGCTGCTCCAGGACGCCCGGGAGGCGGGGGCCGTCAGCTCCGGCGACTGGTGGTACCTGGTGCCGCCGGGCATCGCGATCGCGGTCGTGGCGCTGGCGTTCACGCTGTGCGGGCGCGCGGTGGAGGCCGTACTCAACCCCAGGCTGGGGGTGTCCCGTTGA
- a CDS encoding ABC transporter ATP-binding protein, which translates to MTLLDVQDLEVTYPGGAAAVRGVDLTLGAGEKLGIAGESGCGKSTLALALLRLLPAGARTGGRILLDGEDVLAMKWGRVRAVRWAGASIVFQGAMHSLNAVHRVGDQIAEPILLHRGATAAGARKRAGELLEQVGLPAARASAYPHELSGGQRQRVMIAMALACDPRLIIADEPTTALDVMIQAQILRLIEELVSEQDVGLIMISHDLAVLADTCDRLAVMYAGRVVEEGPARQVYEDARHPYGKALSGAFPRIGDPASRFAPRGLPGDPPDPAAVPPGCAFRPRCTVALDRCAAEDQALREAGAGRRAACVHVGSGEDTGTAGSGASAQDEGLRSGTA; encoded by the coding sequence TTGACCCTGCTCGACGTACAGGACCTGGAAGTGACGTACCCGGGCGGAGCCGCCGCCGTGCGCGGGGTCGACCTGACCCTGGGCGCGGGCGAGAAGCTCGGCATCGCGGGCGAGTCGGGCTGCGGCAAGTCCACGCTGGCGCTGGCCCTGCTGCGGCTGCTGCCGGCCGGGGCCCGCACCGGCGGGCGGATCCTGCTGGACGGCGAGGACGTCCTCGCCATGAAGTGGGGCCGGGTGCGGGCGGTGCGCTGGGCGGGGGCGTCGATCGTCTTCCAGGGCGCGATGCACTCCCTGAACGCGGTGCACCGCGTCGGCGACCAGATCGCCGAACCGATCCTGCTGCACCGCGGGGCGACCGCGGCCGGTGCCCGCAAGCGGGCCGGTGAGCTGCTGGAACAGGTGGGGCTTCCGGCGGCGCGGGCGTCCGCCTATCCGCACGAGCTGTCCGGCGGGCAGCGCCAGCGCGTCATGATCGCGATGGCGCTCGCCTGCGACCCGCGGCTGATCATCGCCGACGAGCCCACCACCGCGCTGGACGTGATGATCCAGGCCCAGATCCTGCGCCTGATCGAGGAGCTGGTCAGCGAGCAGGACGTGGGCCTGATCATGATCAGTCACGATCTCGCCGTGCTCGCCGACACCTGCGACCGGCTCGCCGTGATGTACGCGGGCCGGGTCGTCGAGGAGGGCCCGGCCCGCCAGGTCTACGAGGACGCCCGGCACCCCTACGGCAAGGCGCTGTCGGGGGCGTTCCCGAGGATCGGCGACCCGGCCTCGCGGTTCGCGCCGCGCGGGCTGCCCGGCGATCCGCCCGACCCGGCGGCCGTGCCGCCCGGGTGCGCGTTCCGCCCGCGCTGCACGGTCGCCCTGGACCGCTGCGCGGCCGAGGACCAGGCGCTGCGGGAGGCGGGCGCGGGCCGGCGGGCGGCGTGTGTGCACGTGGGATCCGGGGAGGACACCGGGACGGCCGGGAGCGGGGCGTCCGCGCAGGACGAGGGACTGAGGAGCGGCACCGCATGA
- a CDS encoding ABC transporter substrate-binding protein yields the protein MSTQDQHGSGRHGARPTRTRLLATAGAAALLLASGLAAPATASAAQQAGAAASARAGDAGRAARAAGGADDKQAGKKVLTVAVAQSVDSLSPFLAVRLVSTSIHRLMYEYLTSYDPKDNHVIPGLATKWQSSPDKLTWTYTIRTDSKWSDGQQATAEDAAWTFNKMMTDDGAATANGSFVTNFAEVTAPSPTQLVIRLKKPQATMTALDVPIVPQHVWEKVGDLSKFNNDKTFPIVGNGPFVLTDYKPDSYVRLKANKDFWRGAPKFDELVFRYYKDQDAAVAALRKGEVSFVAGSPSLTPAQAASLKGDKDIHVNDAPGRRFYALATNPGARAKDGTKIGDGDPSLLDERVRHALFMAVDRKAIVDKVFQGHAVEGQGYIPPRFSQYFYKPTAAQELAYDPAKAGQLLDQAGYKKNADGKRVGKDGRPLNYRVLCHATDPNDKAVGKYLQEWWGKLGIGVTLNCLDNVTDPWLAGKFDLAFDGWSVNPDPDFVMSIHTCAARPQTPKDTGATDDFICDKTYDELYARQLAEYDPAKRADLVRQMESRLYDLGYMNVMAYPNAVEAYRTDQIKSITTMPSAAGNIYGQDGYWSWWSAVPADSDGSSDGSSSTGVVIGIVVGVVVIAGLAVLFAVRRRATAEDRE from the coding sequence ATGAGCACACAAGATCAGCACGGCAGTGGACGCCACGGCGCCCGCCCGACGAGAACACGGCTGCTGGCCACCGCGGGCGCCGCCGCGCTCCTCCTCGCGTCCGGGCTCGCCGCGCCCGCCACCGCCTCGGCCGCTCAGCAGGCCGGTGCCGCGGCGTCCGCGCGGGCCGGGGACGCGGGGCGAGCGGCGCGGGCCGCGGGCGGCGCGGACGACAAGCAGGCCGGCAAGAAGGTCCTCACCGTCGCCGTGGCGCAGAGCGTCGACTCGCTCAGCCCGTTCCTCGCGGTCCGGCTGGTCAGTACGAGCATCCACCGGCTGATGTACGAGTACCTGACGAGCTACGACCCGAAGGACAACCACGTCATCCCGGGCCTCGCCACCAAGTGGCAGTCGTCGCCGGACAAGCTGACCTGGACGTACACGATCCGTACCGACTCCAAGTGGTCGGACGGCCAGCAGGCCACCGCCGAGGACGCGGCGTGGACGTTCAACAAGATGATGACCGACGACGGCGCCGCCACCGCCAACGGCAGCTTCGTCACCAACTTCGCGGAGGTCACCGCACCCAGCCCCACCCAGCTGGTGATCCGGCTGAAGAAGCCGCAGGCCACGATGACCGCGCTCGATGTGCCGATCGTGCCCCAGCACGTCTGGGAGAAGGTCGGCGACCTCTCGAAGTTCAACAACGACAAGACCTTCCCGATCGTCGGCAACGGGCCGTTCGTGCTCACGGACTACAAGCCGGACAGCTATGTGCGGCTGAAGGCCAACAAGGACTTCTGGCGGGGCGCACCCAAGTTCGACGAGCTGGTGTTCCGGTACTACAAGGACCAGGACGCCGCCGTCGCCGCGCTGCGCAAGGGCGAGGTGTCGTTCGTCGCCGGTTCGCCCTCGCTGACGCCCGCTCAGGCCGCCTCGCTCAAGGGCGACAAGGACATTCACGTCAACGACGCACCGGGCCGCCGCTTCTACGCCCTCGCCACCAATCCGGGCGCGCGGGCGAAGGACGGCACGAAGATCGGCGACGGCGATCCGTCCCTGCTGGACGAGCGGGTGCGGCACGCGCTGTTCATGGCGGTGGACCGCAAGGCCATCGTCGACAAGGTCTTCCAGGGCCACGCGGTCGAGGGCCAGGGGTACATCCCGCCGCGCTTCTCGCAGTACTTCTACAAGCCGACCGCCGCACAGGAACTGGCGTACGACCCGGCGAAGGCCGGGCAGCTCCTCGACCAGGCGGGCTACAAGAAGAACGCGGACGGCAAGCGCGTCGGCAAGGACGGCAGGCCGCTGAACTACCGCGTGCTGTGCCACGCCACCGACCCCAACGACAAGGCGGTCGGCAAGTACCTCCAGGAGTGGTGGGGCAAGCTCGGCATCGGGGTCACCCTGAACTGCCTGGACAACGTGACCGACCCGTGGCTGGCCGGGAAGTTCGACCTCGCCTTCGACGGCTGGTCCGTCAACCCCGACCCGGACTTCGTGATGTCCATCCACACCTGCGCCGCCCGCCCGCAGACCCCGAAGGACACCGGCGCCACCGACGACTTCATCTGCGACAAGACCTACGACGAGCTGTACGCGCGCCAGCTCGCCGAGTACGACCCCGCCAAACGGGCGGACCTGGTCCGGCAGATGGAGTCGCGGCTGTACGACCTGGGATACATGAACGTCATGGCCTATCCCAACGCGGTCGAGGCCTACCGCACGGACCAGATCAAGTCGATCACCACCATGCCGTCGGCGGCGGGCAACATCTACGGGCAGGACGGCTACTGGAGCTGGTGGTCGGCCGTCCCGGCGGACTCCGACGGCTCCTCGGACGGCTCGTCGTCGACCGGGGTCGTGATCGGCATCGTCGTGGGCGTCGTCGTCATCGCCGGACTGGCGGTGCTCTTCGCGGTGCGCCGCCGGGCGACGGCGGAGGACCGCGAATAG